A portion of the Vespa velutina chromosome 5, iVesVel2.1, whole genome shotgun sequence genome contains these proteins:
- the LOC124949457 gene encoding neither inactivation nor afterpotential protein C isoform X9 codes for MDEYDYDGRGRSAGAGRRPGKSRDPEEEDDFDIREKNTSNHGTLQRLDSMQDPEKRYALKEVIGSGVCGDVYEAIDQQAGNKKVAIKVQKLTPETQALIVEEYRVLRDFAGHPNLPDFYGIYRRRSGKKTEYDQIWLVMELCEGGSVMDLVRGLIASNKKMREKHIAYILKEVIKALIHLHENNVIHRDVRGSNVLLTKEGEVRLIDFGLSRMIKGELGRRNSCIGSPNWMAPEVVTSKAGGSDSGYGSRVDVWAIGIMAIELADGRPPFQDMHPTRALFQIVRNPPPTLYRQSNWSQNFNDFISECLEKNPDNRPFMAEIIEHPFLAELPENDYLLTQEIKALAMDVLEKGKAGRQPEAIVRKNLLKTHQTNPPEAMFTEDLAALEILTEDAILDELQERLQQGHFHTFVGDVLLILNPNEDYDIYGAQDHTKYQCKSRSDNAPHVYSVADSAYQDVLHNEEPQHILFAGESNSGKTTNMLHAIEHLMFLGKSLQDTGARLMKALKVIHVFSNAATPLNPNSTRCVLQTQTTYGSSGKASGAIFWLYQLEKWRVSTRDKNQSNFHIFYYFYDGLEAAGKLRQYNLPSGRRMRYLRIGEKGNERKRSFKVRNDPDGNVTRFGVMKENLKIMEMEEYFETMWKILAAILLLGEIRFVEDSNGEAEMDSNETANKVAELLGLDQKKFSWALINYCLIRKGAAIRKKHTCEEAREARDVLANTIYQRFVDWLINMMNLKFTVTRTLFGDKYSISVLDLFGFECFAVNRIEQLFVNTTNEQMQCHYNQRIFAWEMQEQEEEDIKVQKFHFYDNKDAIDRLMGKDNGLFHIIDDASRQLQDVQYIFEKIKHEIQGTHIKQISSHEFTIAHYTGKLVYDASEISEKNRDFVPPEMIETLRQSFFDIVKDMFTNKLTKAGNLTIVVDNQKTEEEKKMPKSKWGAIIQENIKLRKYNTASKGQYSQTRKMRTCAATFRSTSLEILKSLLVGGGSGGIHFVRCIRADLEGIPQGFYRDVVRQQIRALAVLDTAKARQRGYPYRITFQEFLRRYKFLAFDFDENVEITKDNCRLLLVRLKMEGWIIGKTKVFLKYYNEEYLSRLYETQVKKIVKVQCMMRAFLARKNIASKVINLKKQVESVDKEEGAVDRYDARGSCADDTESIQGPHREEGNGSVAEGGYGTGDEGLHQILQQQMEVEEHIPSPPTLPCSPLSRPRAIFATSTPVQSSDSGDAGSDE; via the exons ATGGATGAATACGATTACGACGGAAGAGGAAGATCCGCCGGTGCTGGGAGACGCCCCGGGAAGTCTCGTGATCCAGAAGAAGAGGACGATTTCGATATACGCGAGAAGAACACGAGTAATCATGGTACTCTTCAACGATTGGACAGCATGCAAGACCCGGAAAAGAGATATGCTCTCAAAGAAGTCATTGGTTCTGGAGTTTGCGGCGACGTTTACGAGGCGATCGACCAGCAAGCCG GCAACAAAAAAGTGGCGATTAAGGTACAAAAGCTTACGCCGGAGACGCAGGCCTTGATCGTCGAAGAATATAGGGTATTGCGAGATTTCGCGGGACATCCTAACCTTCCAGATTTTTATGGAATTTATCGAAGGAGATCGGGAAAGAAGACGGAATATGATCAAATATGGCTCGTCATGGAG CTCTGCGAAGGCGGATCCGTAATGGACTTGGTGAGAGGTCTCATCGCTTCGAACAAAAAGATGCGCGAGAAACACATAGCTTATATACTTAAGGAGGTAATCAAG GCGTTGATACATCTACACGAAAACAACGTCATTCACCGAGACGTTCGCGGCAGTAATGTACTTTTGACGAAGGAGGGCGAAGTCAGACTGATAGATTTCGGTCTTTCGAGGATGATAAAGGGCGAGCTTGGTAGGAGAAACAGTTGCATAGGCTCGCCGAATTGGATGGCGCCTGAAGTGGTGACCAGTAAGGCCGGTGGCTCTGATAGCGGATACGGAAGTCGCGTGGACGTCTGGGCGATCGGCATAATGGCGATAGAATTAGCAGACGGCAGACCACCCTTTCAAGATATGCATCCTACTCGCGCGCTCTTTCAGATCGTAAGAAATCCACCGCCGACCCTCTACAGACAGTCCAATTGGTCGCAAAATTTTAACGACTTTATTTCGGA ATGTCTAGAAAAGAATCCTGACAACAGACCGTTCATGGCCGAAATCATTGAACATCCTTTCCTAGCGGAACTACCGGAAAACGATTATTTG CTGACCCAAGAAATTAAGGCACTGGCTATGGACGTTTTGGAGAAGGGCAAAGCGGGTAGGCAGCCGGAAGcgatcgttcgaaaaaatttgttaaag ACTCATCAAACCAATCCACCGGAAGCGATGTTCACTGAGGATCTTGCGGCCCTCGAAATTTTGACGGAGGACGCGATCTTGGACGAGTTGCAGGAGAGACTACAGCAGGGCCACTTTCATACGTTCGTCGGGGACGTTCTTCTGATACTAAATCCCAACGAGGATTACGATATTTACGGAGCTCAG GATCATACGAAGTATCAGTGCAAATCGCGCTCCGACAATGCACCTCACGTTTACTCCGTCGCAGATAGCGCTTATCAAGACGTCCTTCACAACGAGGAACCTCAACACATTTTGTTCGCCGGCGAGAGTAATTCGGGTAAAACGACCAACATGTTGCATGCCATCGAACATCTCATGTTCCTCGGAAAG AGCTTGCAAGACACCGGAGCTAGACTGATGAAAGCTTTGAAGGTGATTCATGTATTTAGCAACGCTGCGACGCCTCTCAATCCTAACTCGACGAGATGCGTGCTACAGACACAAACGACGTACGGTTCCTCCGGGAAAGCGTCCGGAGCGATATTTTGGCTCTATCAATTGGAAAAGTGGCGCGTTTCGACGCGCGACAA AAATCAAtcgaattttcatatattttattacttttacgaTGGCCTCGAGGCGGCTGGAAAGTTAAGACAATACAATCTTCCAAGCGGAAGGAGAATGCGATATCTTCGGATCGGCGAAAAGGGAAACGAACGAAAGCGATCGTTTAAAGTAAGAAACGATCCCGATGGAAACGTAACTAGATTCGGAGTTATGaaagagaatttaaaaatcatgGAGATGGAGGAATACTTTGAGACGATGTGGAAGATATTAGCGGCCATCTTGTTACTCGGAGAAATCAGATTCGTCGAAGATAGTAACGGTGAGGCCGAAATGGATAGCAATGAAACGGCAAACAAAG TCGCGGAATTGCTCGGTCTGGAtcaaaaaaagttttcttggGCTTTGATCAACTATTGCCTAATTAGAAAAGGAGCGGCCATTCGCAAAAAGCATACGTGCGAGGAGGCAAGAGAGGCAAGGGACGTCTTGGCGAATACGATTTATCAACGATTCGTCGATTGGCTCATTAACATGATGAACCTCAAATTCACAGTGACTCGTACTCTTTT CGGTGACAAGTACTCCATAAGCGTGCTCGATCTCTTTGGTTTCGAGTGTTTCGCGGTGAATCGCATCGAACAATTGTTCGTGAATACCACCAACGAACAGATGCAATGCCATTACAATCAACGAATATTCGCATGGGAAATG CAAGagcaagaagaagaggatataAAGGTACAAAAATTCCATTTCTACGACAACAAGGACGCGATCGATCGACTGATGGGAAAGGACAATGGATTGTTTCACATTATAGACGACGCATCGAGACAACTCCAGGACgttcaatatattttcgaaaagataaaacacGAAATACAAGGGAcacatataaaacaaataagcTCGCACGAATTTACCATAGCCCATTACACCGGTAAACTCGTTTACGACGCGAGCGAGATCTCTGAGAAAAATCGCGACTTTGTTCCGCCTGAGATGATCGAAACACTGAGACAGTCCTTTTTCGATATCGTCAAAGATATGTTCACGAACAAGCTAACGAAAGCTGGTAATCTTACGATAGTGGTGGATAATCAGAAAacagaggaggagaagaaaatgcCGAAAAGTAAATGGGGAGCTATCATACAAGAGAATATAAAACttagg AAATACAACACTGCTTCGAAGGGACAATATTCGCAAACTCGCAAGATGAGAACCTGCGCGGCGACATTTCGATCCACCAGTCTCGAAATTTTGAAGAGCCTCCTGGTGGGCGGTGGAAGCGGTGGTATACACTTCGTCAGATGCATTCGTGCCGATCTCGAGGGTATACCACAAGGTTTTTATCGCGACGTAGTCAGGCAACAAATCAGAGCATTGGCCGTATTAGACACCGCCAAGGCTAGACAACGAGGCTACCCATACAGAATAACCTTTCAGGAATTCCTTCGAAG GTACAAATTTTTGGCCTTTGACTTCGACGAGAACGTAGAGATAACTAAGGACAATTGTCGACTGCTTTTAGTAAGATTAAAAATGGAAGGATGGATCATCGGGAAAACTAAAGTATTTCTAAAGTATTACAACGAGGAATATTTATCGCGATTGTACGAGACCCAAGTGAAGAAGATCGTCAAGGTACAATGCATGATGAGAGCGTTTTTGGCGCGCAAGAACATCGCGAGCAAAGTCATCAACCTGAAGAAACAAGTTG AAAGCGTCGATAAGGAAGAAGGAGCCGTCGATAGATATGACGCAAGAGGAAGCTGCGCTGATGATACAGAAAG CATACAGGGGCCACATCGTGAGGAAGGAAATGGCTCCGTTGCTGAAGGGGGATATGGAACAGGAGACGAAGGACTTCATCAAATTCTACAGCAGCAAATGGAGGTCGAAGAGCATATTCCAAGTCCTCCTACGTTACCGTGCAGCCCGCTATCAAGACCTCGTGCAATTTTCGCAACAA GTACACCTGTTCAATCAAGCGATAGCGGGGACGCTGGAAGCGACGAATGA